A stretch of Gemmobacter fulvus DNA encodes these proteins:
- the sufC gene encoding Fe-S cluster assembly ATPase SufC encodes MLEIKNLHVKLEEEDKVILKGVNLTVEAGKVHAIMGPNGSGKSTLSYVLSGRDGYEVTEGSATLEGVELLEMEPEERAAAGLFLAFQYPVEIPGVGNMTFLRTAVNAQRKARGEEEMTAGEFLKVVREKAKALKIDAEMMKRPVNVGFSGGEKKRNEILQMAMLEPKMCILDETDSGLDVDAMKLVADGVNALRDAGRGFLVITHYQRLLDHIKPDVVHIMADGRIVKTGGPELALEVEENGYAGILAEVQ; translated from the coding sequence ATGCTGGAAATCAAGAACCTGCATGTGAAGCTGGAAGAAGAGGACAAGGTGATCCTCAAGGGTGTGAACCTGACGGTGGAAGCCGGCAAGGTTCATGCGATCATGGGGCCGAATGGCTCGGGCAAGTCCACGCTGTCTTATGTGCTGTCGGGCCGCGATGGCTATGAGGTCACTGAAGGCTCTGCCACGCTGGAAGGCGTGGAGCTGCTGGAGATGGAACCGGAAGAGCGCGCGGCGGCGGGGCTGTTTCTGGCCTTCCAATATCCGGTGGAGATCCCGGGCGTCGGCAACATGACCTTCCTGCGCACGGCGGTGAACGCGCAACGCAAGGCGCGTGGCGAAGAGGAAATGACGGCGGGCGAGTTTCTGAAAGTCGTGCGCGAAAAGGCCAAGGCGCTAAAGATCGACGCCGAGATGATGAAGCGCCCGGTTAATGTCGGCTTCTCGGGCGGCGAGAAAAAGCGCAACGAAATCCTCCAGATGGCGATGCTTGAGCCGAAGATGTGCATCCTTGACGAGACGGATTCGGGGCTGGATGTCGATGCGATGAAACTGGTCGCGGATGGCGTGAATGCGCTGCGCGATGCGGGCCGGGGTTTCCTTGTGATTACCCACTACCAGCGCCTGCTGGACCATATCAAACCCGATGTCGTGCATATCATGGCCGATGGCCGCATCGTGAAGACCGGCGGGCCGGAACTGGCGCTGGAGGTCGAAGAAAACGGCTATGCCGGTATTCTGGCCGAGGTGCAGTGA
- the cysS gene encoding cysteine--tRNA ligase, with protein sequence MTERHIRLYNSKTRTKEDLVPVKPGQISLYVCGPTVYDRAHIGNARPVVVFDTLFRLLRHVYGAAQVTYVRNFTDVDDKINARAAETGRPIRDITDETIGWYHADMDALGALRPTHEPRATEFIGAMVHMIEGLIASGHAYEAEGHVLFDVRSYADYGKLSGRSIDDMIAGARVEVAPYKRDPMDFVLWKPSGVDLPGWDSPWGRGRPGWHIECSAMSHELLGDTFDIHGGGIDLQFPHHENEIAQSCCAHPHGGFAKIWMHNEMLQVEGKKMSKSLGNFFTVRDLLDQGYPGEVIRMVYLGTHYTKPMDWTAEKAAQAEATLRKWRALTDGVGPGQVAEPVLAALADDLNTAGAIAELHALAGKGDTAALCASAQLLGLLLPDMGAWVETGVDLSPYADRLAQLRTDAMAAKDFSAVDAMKAALTAAGVEVRMSKAGVELLPGAGFDATKLDGLL encoded by the coding sequence ATGACCGAGCGTCACATCAGGCTATATAACAGCAAGACCCGCACGAAAGAGGATCTGGTGCCGGTGAAACCGGGGCAGATCAGCTTGTATGTCTGTGGCCCGACCGTCTATGACCGCGCTCATATCGGCAATGCCCGGCCCGTGGTGGTGTTTGACACGCTGTTCCGGCTGCTGCGCCACGTCTATGGGGCCGCGCAGGTGACCTATGTGCGCAATTTCACCGATGTGGATGACAAGATCAACGCGCGGGCCGCCGAAACCGGCCGCCCGATCCGTGACATCACCGATGAAACGATTGGCTGGTATCACGCCGATATGGATGCGCTGGGGGCGCTGCGCCCGACGCATGAGCCGCGCGCGACCGAATTCATCGGCGCCATGGTGCATATGATCGAAGGGCTGATCGCCTCGGGCCATGCCTATGAGGCCGAAGGCCATGTGCTGTTCGATGTGCGCAGCTATGCCGATTACGGCAAGCTGTCGGGCCGCTCGATTGATGACATGATCGCAGGCGCGCGGGTCGAAGTGGCGCCCTACAAACGCGACCCGATGGATTTCGTGCTGTGGAAACCCTCGGGTGTGGATCTGCCCGGCTGGGACAGCCCCTGGGGCCGGGGGCGGCCCGGCTGGCATATTGAATGCTCGGCCATGAGCCATGAACTTCTGGGCGACACATTCGACATTCACGGCGGCGGCATTGATCTGCAATTTCCGCACCATGAGAACGAGATTGCGCAAAGCTGCTGCGCCCATCCGCATGGCGGGTTTGCAAAGATCTGGATGCACAACGAGATGCTTCAGGTCGAGGGCAAGAAGATGTCCAAGAGTCTGGGCAATTTCTTCACCGTGCGCGACCTACTGGATCAGGGCTATCCGGGTGAGGTGATCCGCATGGTCTATCTGGGCACCCACTACACCAAACCGATGGACTGGACGGCAGAGAAGGCCGCACAGGCCGAAGCGACGCTGCGCAAGTGGCGGGCGCTGACCGATGGCGTGGGGCCGGGGCAGGTGGCAGAGCCGGTTCTGGCGGCGCTGGCCGATGATCTGAACACCGCAGGCGCGATTGCCGAATTGCACGCGCTGGCGGGCAAGGGGGATACTGCGGCGCTGTGTGCCTCGGCGCAGCTGCTGGGCCTCTTGCTGCCGGATATGGGCGCATGGGTGGAGACCGGCGTGGATCTGAGCCCCTATGCCGACAGGCTGGCGCAACTGCGGACCGATGCGATGGCGGCCAAGGATTTCTCGGCGGTGGATGCGATGAAAGCCGCGTTGACCGCCGCAGGGGTCGAGGTGCGCATGTCCAAGGCCGGGGTAGAGCTGCTTCCGGGCGCGGGCTTTGATGCGACCAAGCTTGACGGGCTGTTATGA
- a CDS encoding cysteine desulfurase family protein, with amino-acid sequence MKPRSYLDWNATTPLRPEAKAAMIAAMECVGNPSSVHAEGRAAKSLLERARGQIAAALGADGADIVFTSGATEAAALACAGRGLHCADVEHEAVSAWCQADLAADAQGQVHVTDPARTALQYANSETGILQTLPEGLAVSDLTQAFGKVPLAFNWLGCDMGLISAHKLGGPKGIGALILRRGLDVAAQLKGGGQEMGRRAGTENLIGIAGFAAASEAAARDLANGVWDQVAEIRNILDSALSATANETISVGNGVPRLPNTLCLVTPGWKGETQVMQMDLAGFAVSAGSACSSGKVKASRVLRAMGFDDVAAGSALRISIGPATTTEDVLRFADVWGAQYRKARARA; translated from the coding sequence ATGAAACCCCGCAGTTATCTCGACTGGAACGCCACCACGCCGCTGCGCCCCGAGGCGAAGGCGGCGATGATCGCGGCGATGGAGTGTGTCGGCAACCCGTCCTCGGTCCATGCCGAGGGCCGGGCAGCGAAATCGCTGCTGGAGCGGGCACGCGGGCAGATTGCCGCCGCATTGGGGGCCGACGGGGCGGATATCGTCTTCACCTCGGGCGCAACAGAGGCGGCGGCGCTGGCCTGTGCGGGCCGGGGGCTGCACTGCGCCGATGTCGAACATGAGGCGGTGTCGGCCTGGTGTCAGGCCGATCTTGCCGCCGATGCGCAGGGGCAGGTGCATGTCACCGACCCGGCGCGCACCGCCCTGCAATATGCCAATTCGGAAACCGGGATTCTGCAAACCCTGCCCGAAGGGCTCGCGGTCAGTGATCTGACGCAGGCCTTTGGCAAGGTGCCACTCGCCTTTAACTGGCTGGGCTGTGACATGGGCTTGATCTCGGCGCACAAGCTGGGCGGGCCCAAGGGAATCGGCGCGCTGATCCTGCGCCGGGGCCTGGATGTTGCGGCGCAGCTGAAGGGCGGCGGGCAAGAAATGGGGCGGCGCGCCGGCACCGAAAACCTGATCGGCATCGCCGGTTTTGCGGCGGCATCCGAGGCGGCGGCCCGCGATCTGGCCAATGGCGTCTGGGATCAGGTGGCCGAAATTAGAAATATTCTAGACTCGGCATTGTCTGCGACGGCAAATGAGACTATTTCGGTCGGAAATGGTGTGCCGCGTCTGCCGAACACCCTGTGCCTCGTCACTCCCGGCTGGAAGGGCGAAACACAGGTCATGCAGATGGATCTGGCCGGATTTGCCGTTTCGGCAGGCTCTGCCTGTTCCAGCGGCAAGGTGAAGGCCAGCCGGGTGCTGCGCGCCATGGGGTTTGACGATGTTGCGGCGGGCTCGGCGCTGCGCATCTCCATCGGCCCTGCGACGACGACAGAAGATGTGTTGCGCTTTGCCGATGTGTGGGGCGCGCAATATCGCAAGGCCCGCGCGCGGGCATGA
- a CDS encoding ABC-F family ATP-binding cassette domain-containing protein yields the protein MARAPLLQLSGISLTFGGNPLFEGLDLVVQPGDRIALVGRNGSGKSTLMKVMAGLVDPDQGIRVVPPGVTVGYMEQDPDLSGYETLGDYAASALPSGEEYRVAMVAEGLKFRPETPVFSASGGERRRAALAKLMAEAPELMLLDEPTNHLDIQAIQWLEAELSTTRTAFVLISHDRAFLRALTRGTLWVDRAQVRRRDQGFDGFEEWRETVWAEEDEARHKLDRKIKAEAKWAVEGISARRKRNQGRVRALAALRDERASQIRRQGTAALELDSGQTSGKRVIEAKGICKAFGALQIARDFDLRVLRGDRVAFVGPNGVGKTTLLKMLTGEVAPDAGTVTLGTNLQVAVFDQTRAQLAAEATLWENLTGDPKMSVSGASDQVMVRGTPKHVVAYLKDFLFDERQARAPVKSLSGGEKARLLLARLMAQESNLLILDEPTNDLDVETLDLLQDILGDYDGTVLLVSHDRDFIDRVATTTVALEGDGNATAYPGGWSDYQAQRPAVLEERAEKAAASAAPAAKAAAKKPEGLTFTERKRLDELPGVIEKLEREIGKLAELLEAPDLFTKEPVKFRKASEMMAERQGVLAAAEEEWLALADKA from the coding sequence CTGATGAAGGTGATGGCCGGGCTGGTTGACCCGGATCAGGGCATCCGCGTGGTGCCGCCGGGCGTGACAGTCGGTTACATGGAGCAGGATCCCGATCTGTCGGGCTATGAGACTCTGGGCGATTATGCCGCCAGCGCTCTGCCCTCGGGCGAGGAATACCGGGTGGCAATGGTGGCTGAGGGGCTGAAGTTCCGCCCTGAAACCCCGGTGTTCAGCGCCTCGGGCGGCGAGCGTCGCCGCGCGGCTCTGGCCAAGCTGATGGCCGAAGCGCCGGAACTGATGCTGCTGGACGAACCGACCAACCACCTCGACATTCAGGCGATTCAGTGGCTGGAGGCAGAGCTGTCGACCACCCGCACCGCCTTTGTGCTGATCAGCCACGACCGCGCCTTCCTGCGCGCGCTGACGCGGGGCACGCTCTGGGTGGATCGGGCACAGGTCCGCCGCCGCGATCAGGGCTTTGACGGTTTCGAGGAATGGCGCGAAACCGTCTGGGCCGAGGAGGACGAGGCGCGGCACAAGCTGGACCGCAAGATCAAGGCCGAAGCGAAATGGGCGGTCGAGGGCATCTCGGCGCGACGCAAGCGCAATCAGGGCCGGGTGCGGGCGCTGGCCGCCCTGCGCGATGAACGCGCCAGTCAGATTCGCCGTCAGGGCACGGCGGCGCTGGAACTGGACAGCGGCCAGACTTCGGGCAAGCGCGTGATCGAGGCGAAGGGCATCTGCAAGGCCTTTGGCGCGTTGCAGATTGCCCGCGATTTCGACCTGCGGGTGCTGCGCGGCGACCGGGTGGCCTTTGTCGGCCCCAATGGGGTGGGCAAGACCACGCTGCTGAAGATGCTGACCGGCGAGGTGGCCCCGGATGCGGGCACGGTGACGCTGGGCACCAATCTGCAGGTGGCGGTGTTCGATCAGACCCGCGCGCAACTGGCCGCCGAGGCGACCCTGTGGGAAAACCTGACCGGCGATCCGAAGATGAGCGTTTCGGGCGCATCGGATCAGGTGATGGTACGCGGCACGCCCAAACATGTGGTGGCCTATCTGAAAGACTTCCTGTTTGACGAACGGCAAGCCCGCGCGCCGGTCAAGTCGCTGTCAGGCGGCGAGAAGGCCCGGCTGCTGCTGGCGCGGCTGATGGCGCAGGAATCCAACCTGCTGATCCTCGACGAACCGACCAACGATCTGGATGTGGAAACGCTGGATCTGTTGCAGGACATTCTGGGAGATTACGACGGCACTGTGCTGCTGGTCAGCCACGACCGCGATTTCATCGACCGCGTGGCCACCACCACTGTCGCGCTGGAAGGCGATGGCAATGCCACCGCCTATCCCGGCGGCTGGTCGGATTATCAGGCGCAGCGTCCGGCGGTTCTGGAAGAGCGCGCCGAAAAGGCTGCAGCCAGCGCCGCCCCCGCTGCGAAAGCGGCGGCGAAAAAGCCCGAGGGCCTGACCTTCACCGAACGCAAGCGGCTGGATGAACTGCCGGGCGTGATCGAGAAGCTGGAGCGCGAGATCGGCAAGCTGGCCGAACTGCTGGAAGCGCCGGATCTGTTCACCAAGGAGCCGGTGAAATTCCGCAAGGCCTCGGAAATGATGGCAGAGCGGCAGGGCGTACTGGCTGCCGCCGAAGAGGAATGGCTGGCGCTGGCCGACAAGGCCTGA
- the sufB gene encoding Fe-S cluster assembly protein SufB: MTALDNEDQIEVREGVDRETIETVQAMAGKYKYGWETDIEMDYAPKGLSEDIVRLISEKNGEPEWMLEWRLAAYRRWLQMEEPRWAMLHYPEIDYQDQYYYAKPKSMAVKPQSLDEVDPKLLATYAKLGIPLKEQMLLAGVEGSDEPRRVAVDAVFDSVSVGTTFKDELRKAGVIFCSISEAIKEHPELVKKYLGSVVPQSDNYFATLNSAVFSDGSFVYIPEGTRCPMELSTYFRINAENTGQFERTLIIAEKGSYVSYLEGCTAPKRDTHQLHAAVVEIVLLDDAEVKYSTVQNWYPGDEEGKGGIYNFVTKRADCRGHRSKVMWTQVETGSAITWKYPSCILRGDDSQGEFYSIAIANNAQQADTGTKMIHLGKRTKSRIVSKGISAGRAQNTYRGLVSMHPKATDSRNYTQCDSLLIGDKCGAHTVPYIEVKNNSSRVEHEATTSKVDDDQLFYCRSRGMDEEEAVALVVNGFCKEVLQALPMEFAMEAQSLVAISLEGSVG, translated from the coding sequence ATGACGGCACTGGACAACGAAGACCAGATCGAAGTGCGCGAAGGCGTTGACCGCGAGACGATCGAAACCGTGCAGGCCATGGCCGGCAAATACAAATACGGCTGGGAAACCGACATCGAGATGGACTATGCGCCCAAGGGCCTGTCCGAAGATATCGTGCGGCTGATTTCGGAAAAGAACGGCGAACCGGAATGGATGCTGGAGTGGCGTCTGGCCGCCTATCGCCGCTGGCTCCAGATGGAAGAGCCGCGGTGGGCGATGCTGCACTACCCGGAAATCGACTATCAGGACCAGTATTACTACGCCAAACCCAAAAGCATGGCCGTCAAGCCCCAGTCGCTGGACGAGGTGGACCCCAAGCTGCTGGCAACCTATGCCAAGCTGGGGATTCCACTGAAAGAACAGATGCTTCTGGCCGGTGTTGAAGGCAGCGACGAGCCGCGCCGCGTGGCTGTGGATGCGGTGTTCGACTCGGTCTCGGTCGGCACCACCTTCAAGGACGAGCTGCGCAAGGCGGGGGTGATCTTCTGTTCCATCTCCGAGGCGATCAAGGAACACCCGGAGCTGGTGAAGAAATATCTGGGCAGCGTGGTGCCGCAATCGGATAACTACTTTGCCACGCTGAATTCGGCGGTCTTCTCGGATGGCTCGTTTGTCTATATCCCCGAGGGCACGCGCTGCCCGATGGAGCTTTCGACCTATTTCCGCATCAATGCCGAAAATACCGGTCAGTTCGAGCGCACGCTGATCATCGCCGAAAAAGGCTCTTACGTCAGCTATCTGGAAGGCTGCACCGCCCCGAAACGCGACACCCACCAGCTGCACGCGGCGGTGGTGGAAATCGTGTTGCTGGATGATGCCGAGGTGAAATATTCCACCGTGCAGAACTGGTATCCCGGCGATGAGGAGGGCAAGGGCGGCATCTACAACTTTGTCACCAAACGCGCCGATTGCCGGGGGCACCGCTCCAAGGTGATGTGGACGCAGGTGGAAACCGGCTCGGCGATCACCTGGAAATACCCGTCCTGCATCCTGCGCGGCGATGATTCCCAGGGCGAGTTCTATTCCATCGCCATCGCCAACAATGCGCAGCAGGCCGACACCGGCACCAAGATGATCCATCTGGGCAAGCGCACCAAATCGCGGATCGTGTCCAAGGGCATCAGCGCAGGCCGGGCCCAGAACACCTATCGCGGTCTGGTGTCGATGCACCCCAAGGCCACCGACAGCCGCAACTATACGCAATGCGACAGCCTGCTGATCGGCGACAAATGCGGCGCGCATACCGTGCCCTATATCGAGGTGAAGAACAATTCATCGCGCGTGGAGCATGAGGCCACGACCAGCAAGGTCGATGACGATCAGCTGTTCTACTGCCGCTCGCGCGGGATGGACGAAGAAGAAGCCGTGGCGCTGGTGGTGAACGGCTTCTGCAAAGAAGTGCTGCAAGCCCTGCCGATGGAATTCGCGATGGAGGCCCAGAGCCTTGTCGCGATCAGCCTTGAAGGCTCGGTCGGCTAA